TAAATGTTGATAAAGATGTTGTTGTTACAAATGATAAAGGTGAAACAGTATTGAGAACTGATAAAATCATTTTAGCAGGTGGTTCAAAAGTAGGAAGAATCAATATTCCAGGAATTGACAGTCCAAAAGTATTGACAAGTGATGATATTTTAGATATTCAACAAATTCCTAAATCATTAGCTGTAATTGGTGGAGGAGTAGTTGGAATTGAGTTGGGGCAAGTGTTTAATTCATTTGGTTCAGAAGTAACTGTTGTGGAAATGATGGATAGAATTATTCCTGGTGTGGATAGGGAATCTTCTGAAACATTGAGAAAAGAATTAGAGAAAAAAGGAATGAAAATCTTAACTTCAACTGCAATTAAGGAAATAGTTGATAATGGAGATACATTAACAATTAAAGTTGATGGAAAAGATGATATTGTGGCTGAAAAAGCATTGTTGTCAATTGGAAGAGTGCCTGATTTAGAAGGAATTGGAGAAATTGACTTAGAATTGGAAAATGGTAAAGTTAAAGTGGATAAATATATGGAAACTAGCGTTAAAGGTATTTATGCGCCTGGAGATATTAATGGAACTAGAATGTTGGCTCATGCGGCATTTAGAATGGGAGAAATTGCAGCAGAAAATGCAATTCAAGGAAACCACAGAGCAACAAGATTAGAAACAAATTCTTCAGCTTCAATTTATACAATTCCATCAGCGATTTACACTGTGCCAGAAGTAGCAATGGTTGGATTGACAGAAGAACAAGCTAAAGAAAAATATGATATAAGTGTAGGGAAATTCGCATTTGTAGGAAATGGAAGAGCGTTGGCATCAGGGGAATCTGCTGGATTTGTAAAAGTTATTGCTGATAAAAAATATGGAGAAATTTTAGGAGTTCATATTGTAGGGCCTTCAGCTGCTGAAATTATTAACGAAGCTGCGACATTAATGAAAATGGAAATTACAGTTGATGAAGTAATCAAAACGATACACGGACATCCTACTTATTCAGAAGCATTGTTTGAAGCATGTGCAGATGTTTTAGGAGAAGCTGTTCATTTACCTAAAAAGAAAAAATAGAATGAAAGAGGACTAGTTACTATGATTTATTATATTAGTAAAACTCATGATACCGCATTTAATATTGCTTTGGAAGAATATTGCTTCAAAAATTTAAGAGATGAAGATGAAATATTTTTATTGTGGATAAATGAGCCTTCGATAATTGTTGGGAAGTATCAGAATACGATTGAGGAGATTAATACGGAATATACGAGAGAAAAAGGGATTCATGTAATTCGTAGAATTTCTGGTGGAGGAGCAGTTTATCACGATTTGAATAATTTGAATTATACGATTATTTCTAATAGAGATAAAAATCAGGAAGGATTCAATTTTAAAGAATTTTCAAAACCAATAATTGAAACATTGGCAGAATTAGGCGTAAAAGCTGAGTTTACTGGAAGAAATGACTTGGAAATTGATGGACAAAAATTTTGTGGAAATGCACAGGCTTACATAAAAGATAGAGTGATGCATCACGGTTGTCTTTTATTTAATGTTGATTTTAGTGCTTTGGGAGATGCTTTGAAAGTTTCCAAAGATAAAATTGAGTCAAAAGGTGTAAAATCTGTTAGAAGTAGAGTTACAAATATATTGCCTCATTTGAAAACTCCAATTACAGTTGAAGAATTTGGTGATAAAATTATGGAATATATGAAAAAACAGTATCCAGATATGAAAGAATATGTTTTCAGTAAGGAAGAGTTGGATTATATTGCTAAAAGAGCTGAAATTAAAAGAAGCTGGGAATGGAATTATGGAGAGTCTCCAGAATTTAATATAACTAGAGGAAAAAGATTTAAAAATGGAAAAATCCAGATCTTTGCCACAGTTGAAAATTCTAGAATTAAAAATATTAAATTTTATGGGGATTTCTTCGGGAAAAATGAAGATTTGAGTGAAATCGAAAATCTTTTGAAAGATGTGAAATATACGAGGGAAGATGTTAAGGAAAAATTGGAAACGGTTGATATTGGGGA
The DNA window shown above is from Leptotrichia wadei and carries:
- the lpdA gene encoding dihydrolipoyl dehydrogenase produces the protein MAVEVIMPKAGIDMTEGQIVKWNKKEGEKVEEGEILLEIMTDKTSMELEAEASGYLIKVLKQDGETVPVTEVIGYIGAEGEEAPTGAAPQAAPEPKAAEPVTAAQPAVSASNEPKAPKGDDEFDVVVIGGGPAGYVAAIKAAQLGGKVAIVEKVHFGGTCLNKGCIPTKTFLKNAEIIEGIEMAGKRGIILENDKFTIDMPKVVKLKNDIVKTLTNGVQGLLKSNDVKIYNGIGKINVDKDVVVTNDKGETVLRTDKIILAGGSKVGRINIPGIDSPKVLTSDDILDIQQIPKSLAVIGGGVVGIELGQVFNSFGSEVTVVEMMDRIIPGVDRESSETLRKELEKKGMKILTSTAIKEIVDNGDTLTIKVDGKDDIVAEKALLSIGRVPDLEGIGEIDLELENGKVKVDKYMETSVKGIYAPGDINGTRMLAHAAFRMGEIAAENAIQGNHRATRLETNSSASIYTIPSAIYTVPEVAMVGLTEEQAKEKYDISVGKFAFVGNGRALASGESAGFVKVIADKKYGEILGVHIVGPSAAEIINEAATLMKMEITVDEVIKTIHGHPTYSEALFEACADVLGEAVHLPKKKK
- a CDS encoding lipoate--protein ligase — encoded protein: MIYYISKTHDTAFNIALEEYCFKNLRDEDEIFLLWINEPSIIVGKYQNTIEEINTEYTREKGIHVIRRISGGGAVYHDLNNLNYTIISNRDKNQEGFNFKEFSKPIIETLAELGVKAEFTGRNDLEIDGQKFCGNAQAYIKDRVMHHGCLLFNVDFSALGDALKVSKDKIESKGVKSVRSRVTNILPHLKTPITVEEFGDKIMEYMKKQYPDMKEYVFSKEELDYIAKRAEIKRSWEWNYGESPEFNITRGKRFKNGKIQIFATVENSRIKNIKFYGDFFGKNEDLSEIENLLKDVKYTREDVKEKLETVDIGEYFSKFTVDEVVEVIVE